In the Panthera uncia isolate 11264 chromosome D2, Puncia_PCG_1.0, whole genome shotgun sequence genome, one interval contains:
- the LOC125933211 gene encoding interferon-induced protein with tetratricopeptide repeats 1-like: MSKNADEVKGKLLQLRCHFTWELLVEDTEMPDLENRILDEIEFLDTKYNAGIHNLLAYVQHLKGQTQEALGSLKEAEDLIQQEHGDRSAVRSLVTWGNYAWLYHHMGRLAQAQTYLDRVANTCEKFAAPSCYRLDCPQMDCEEGWALLKCGGKNYERAKACFEKALAAEPENPEFSTGYAITIYRLDGFNKATQVSDAFCLQPLKEAIRLNPEDAYIKALLALKLQDVGQEAEGEKYVEEALTNMSSQTYVFRYAAKFYRRKGALDKALQLLKRALQATPSSAFLHHQMGLCYKAHMIQIKRAANWQPRGRDRDNVDKMVRLAIAHFQFALEQKPTFDIAYIHLAGMYIEAGNHRKAEDIYQKLLCLMSLDEEKQQKVHFHYGQFQEFQKKSEVNAIIHYLKALKTEKVSLTRDKCINSLEKLTLRRLSRNASDIESLSILGFIYKVKGEMNKALEYYEQALRLAVDSGNSGT, translated from the coding sequence tAAGAACGCTGATGAGGTCAAAGGTAAGCTGCTTCAGCTGAGATGCCACTTCACCTGGGAGCTGCTAGTTGAAGACACTGAGATGCCCGATTTAGAGAACAGGATCCTGGATGAGATTGAGTTCCTAGACACCAAATACAACGCGGGCATACACAACCTGCTGGCCTACGTCCAACACCTGAAAGGCCAGACTCAGGAGGCCCTGGGGAGCCTGAAGGAAGCCGAAGACCTGATCCAGCAGGAACACGGCGACCGATCGGCTGTGAGAAGCCTGGTCACCTGGGGCAACTACGCCTGGCTGTATCACCACATGGGCAGGCTGGCGCAGGCCCAGACTTACCTGGACAGGGTGGCAAACACTTGTGAGAAGTTTGCAGCCCCCTCCTGCTACAGGCTGGACTGTCCTCAGATGGACTGTGAGGAAGGGTGGGCCTTGCTGAAGTGTGGAGGCAAGAACTACGAGCGGGCCAAGGCCTGCTTCGAAAAGGCTCTGGCAGCGGAGCCTGAGAACCCTGAATTCAGCACTGGGTATGCAATCACCATCTATCGGCTGGACGGCTTCAACAAAGCGACCCAGGTTAGCGACGCATTTTGTCTGCAGCCTCTAAAAGAGGCCATCAGGCTGAACCCAGAAGACGCGTACATTAAGGCTCTGCTCGCCCTGAAGCTTCAGGACGTGGGCCAAGAAGCCGAAGGAGAAAAGTACGTCGAAGAGGCACTGACCAACATGTCCTCGCAGACCTACGTCTTTCGATACGCGGCCAAGTTTTACCGCAGGAAAGGCGCTCTGGATAAAGCTCTTCAGCTCTTAAAGAGGGCCCTGCAGGCCACGCCCTCCTCCGCTTTCCTGCATCACCAGATGGGGCTTTGTTACAAGGCACACATGATCCAAATCAAGAGAGCGGCAAACTGGCAGCCCAGAGGACGGGATAGAGACAATGTCGACAAAATGGTAAGGTTAGCCATAGCTCATTTTCAATTTGCTCTGGAACAAAAGCCCACATTTGACATTGCTTATATACACCTGGCCGGTATGTACATAGAAGCTGGCAACCACAGAAAAGCTGAAGACATTTACCAAAAATTGTTATGTTTGATGTCCCTCGAcgaagaaaaacagcaaaaggtACATTTCCACTATGGTCAATTTCAggaatttcaaaagaaatctgaagtcaATGCAATTATCCATTATTTAAAAgcactaaaaacagaaaaggtgTCACTGACAAGAGATAAATGTATTAATTCTTTGGAGAAACTGACTTTAAGAAGACTTTCCAGAAATGCATCAGACATAGAAAGCTTGAGCATTCTTGGGTTTATCTACAAAGTCAAAGGCGAAATGAATAAAGCCCTGGAGTACTATGAGCAGGCCCTGAGGCTGGCTGTGGACTCTGGGAACTCTGGCACCTGA
- the LOC125933208 gene encoding interferon-induced protein with tetratricopeptide repeats 5-like isoform X1, giving the protein MCISLCPRAGGREMPKDPLKAILLELECHFTWNLLKEDILFDVENTIGQQLEFLTTESRLTLYNLLAYVKHLKGQNEDALACLEQAEDITWREHPDKEEIRRLVTWGNYAWVYYHTDQLKEAQRHLDKIGAVCKKRSSPSDYKLESPEIECEKGWAFLKFGGKYYQKAKAAFEKALEAEPDNPESSIGYAITVYRLDDGNRGGPARSLSLGPLRKAVTLNPDNAYMKVLLALKLQDVHAEAEGERYIEEILDQIASQPYVLRYAAKFYRRKKSWDEALGLLKKGLKATPTSSFLHHQMGLCYRAQMIQVKKDTCNRPKGEDKLRVDRLIAMALSHFKAAVERDSTFAFAYTDLANMYAEGGQYSKAEDVFQKALHLENITDDHRHRIHYYYGRFQEFHCKSESTAIHHYVEALKLRDRSLLRTKLTSALKKLAVKRLSHDASDVQSLCALGFVYKLEGEKRQAAEFYARAQRIDPENAESLAARSL; this is encoded by the exons ATGTGCATTTCACTCTGCCCACGGGCAGGGGGCCG TGAAATGCCTAAGGACCCCCTGAAGGCCATTCTGTTAGAGTTGGAATGTCACTTTACATGGAATTTACTTAAGGAAGACATTCTGTTTGATGTGGAAAATACAATCGGGCAGCAGCTTGAGTTTCTCACCACAGAATCCAGACTCACTCTTTACAACCTATTGGCCTATGTGAAACACCTAAAAGGGCAAAATGAAGATGCCCTGGCGTGCTTGGAACAAGCAGAAGACATAACCTGGAGAGAACACCCGGACAAAGAAGAAATACGGCGTCTGGTCACTTGGGGAAACTATGCCTGGGTGTACTATCACACGGACCAGCTTAAGGAGGCACAGAGGCATTTAGACAAGATAGGGGCCGTCTGCAAGAAACGGTCCAGTCCCTCTGACTACAAGTTGGAGAGTCCTGAGATTGAATGTGAAAAAGGGTGGGCATTCTTGAAATTTGGAGGAAAGTACTACCAGAAGGCTAAAGCGGCTTTTGAGAAGGCTCTGGAAGCGGAACCTGACAATCCAGAATCCAGCATTGGCTACGCCATCACGGTGTATCGGCTGGATGACGGTAACAGAGGAGGGCCTGCAAGGAGCCTGTCTCTGGGCCCGCTGAGGAAGGCTGTCACCCTGAACCCAGATAACGCCTACATGAAGGTTTTACTGGCGCTGAAGCTTCAAGACGTACATGCAGAAGCTGAAGGGGAAAGGTACATTGAAGAAATCCTGGACCAGATAGCTTCCCAACCTTACGTCCTTCGTTATGCAGCCAAAttctacaggagaaaaaaatcctgGGACGAAGCTCTTGGACTTTTGAAAAAGGGCTTGAAGGCGACGCCCACGTCCTCGTTCCTGCATCACCAGATGGGACTCTGCTATAGGGCACAAATGATCCAGGTCAAGAAGGACACGTGCAACAGGCCTAAAGGGGAGGATAAACTGAGAGTCGACAGGCTTATTGCGATGGCTCTCTCTCATTTCAAAGCAGCTGTGGAACGAGACTCCACGTTTGCATTTGCCTACACGGACCTGGCCAACATGTACGCTGAGGGAGGCCAGTATAGCAAGGCTGAAGACGTTTTCCAGAAAGCCCTTCACCTGGAGAACATAACTGATGATCACAGACATCGGATCCACTATTACTATGGCCGCTTTCAGGAATTTCACTGTAAATCAGAAAGTACTGCCATCCACCATTATGTAGAGGCCTTGAAGCTTAGAGACCGGTCACTCCTCCGGACCAAACTAACAAGTGCTCTGAAGAAATTGGCTGTCAAGAGACTTAGTCACGATGCTTCAGATGTGCAGAGTTTATGTGCCCTGGGGTTTGTTTATAAgctggagggagaaaagaggcaagCTGCTGAGTTCTATGCTCGGGCCCAGAGGATAGACCCAGAAAATGCTGAGTCCCTTGCTGCTCGCTCTCTGTGA
- the LOC125933208 gene encoding interferon-induced protein with tetratricopeptide repeats 5-like isoform X2, with product MPKDPLKAILLELECHFTWNLLKEDILFDVENTIGQQLEFLTTESRLTLYNLLAYVKHLKGQNEDALACLEQAEDITWREHPDKEEIRRLVTWGNYAWVYYHTDQLKEAQRHLDKIGAVCKKRSSPSDYKLESPEIECEKGWAFLKFGGKYYQKAKAAFEKALEAEPDNPESSIGYAITVYRLDDGNRGGPARSLSLGPLRKAVTLNPDNAYMKVLLALKLQDVHAEAEGERYIEEILDQIASQPYVLRYAAKFYRRKKSWDEALGLLKKGLKATPTSSFLHHQMGLCYRAQMIQVKKDTCNRPKGEDKLRVDRLIAMALSHFKAAVERDSTFAFAYTDLANMYAEGGQYSKAEDVFQKALHLENITDDHRHRIHYYYGRFQEFHCKSESTAIHHYVEALKLRDRSLLRTKLTSALKKLAVKRLSHDASDVQSLCALGFVYKLEGEKRQAAEFYARAQRIDPENAESLAARSL from the coding sequence ATGCCTAAGGACCCCCTGAAGGCCATTCTGTTAGAGTTGGAATGTCACTTTACATGGAATTTACTTAAGGAAGACATTCTGTTTGATGTGGAAAATACAATCGGGCAGCAGCTTGAGTTTCTCACCACAGAATCCAGACTCACTCTTTACAACCTATTGGCCTATGTGAAACACCTAAAAGGGCAAAATGAAGATGCCCTGGCGTGCTTGGAACAAGCAGAAGACATAACCTGGAGAGAACACCCGGACAAAGAAGAAATACGGCGTCTGGTCACTTGGGGAAACTATGCCTGGGTGTACTATCACACGGACCAGCTTAAGGAGGCACAGAGGCATTTAGACAAGATAGGGGCCGTCTGCAAGAAACGGTCCAGTCCCTCTGACTACAAGTTGGAGAGTCCTGAGATTGAATGTGAAAAAGGGTGGGCATTCTTGAAATTTGGAGGAAAGTACTACCAGAAGGCTAAAGCGGCTTTTGAGAAGGCTCTGGAAGCGGAACCTGACAATCCAGAATCCAGCATTGGCTACGCCATCACGGTGTATCGGCTGGATGACGGTAACAGAGGAGGGCCTGCAAGGAGCCTGTCTCTGGGCCCGCTGAGGAAGGCTGTCACCCTGAACCCAGATAACGCCTACATGAAGGTTTTACTGGCGCTGAAGCTTCAAGACGTACATGCAGAAGCTGAAGGGGAAAGGTACATTGAAGAAATCCTGGACCAGATAGCTTCCCAACCTTACGTCCTTCGTTATGCAGCCAAAttctacaggagaaaaaaatcctgGGACGAAGCTCTTGGACTTTTGAAAAAGGGCTTGAAGGCGACGCCCACGTCCTCGTTCCTGCATCACCAGATGGGACTCTGCTATAGGGCACAAATGATCCAGGTCAAGAAGGACACGTGCAACAGGCCTAAAGGGGAGGATAAACTGAGAGTCGACAGGCTTATTGCGATGGCTCTCTCTCATTTCAAAGCAGCTGTGGAACGAGACTCCACGTTTGCATTTGCCTACACGGACCTGGCCAACATGTACGCTGAGGGAGGCCAGTATAGCAAGGCTGAAGACGTTTTCCAGAAAGCCCTTCACCTGGAGAACATAACTGATGATCACAGACATCGGATCCACTATTACTATGGCCGCTTTCAGGAATTTCACTGTAAATCAGAAAGTACTGCCATCCACCATTATGTAGAGGCCTTGAAGCTTAGAGACCGGTCACTCCTCCGGACCAAACTAACAAGTGCTCTGAAGAAATTGGCTGTCAAGAGACTTAGTCACGATGCTTCAGATGTGCAGAGTTTATGTGCCCTGGGGTTTGTTTATAAgctggagggagaaaagaggcaagCTGCTGAGTTCTATGCTCGGGCCCAGAGGATAGACCCAGAAAATGCTGAGTCCCTTGCTGCTCGCTCTCTGTGA